In Flavivirga abyssicola, the following are encoded in one genomic region:
- a CDS encoding phage holin family protein: MKLITKLLLNAIAVFVIAHFLNGVHVDGYITAIIVAVVLSVLNLFVKPVLVILTLPITIVTLGLFLLIINALIILLADKLIGGFSVNSIWIAVLFSILLSVLQSILHSLLKDDKK, from the coding sequence ATGAAACTCATAACAAAACTTCTCTTAAACGCTATAGCTGTATTTGTAATAGCACATTTTTTAAATGGGGTACATGTCGATGGTTATATAACAGCCATTATCGTAGCTGTTGTGTTGTCGGTGTTAAACCTGTTTGTCAAACCTGTTTTGGTGATTCTAACCTTACCAATAACCATAGTCACATTAGGTCTATTTTTATTAATAATTAATGCGTTAATTATTTTATTAGCGGATAAATTAATAGGTGGTTTTTCTGTAAATAGTATTTGGATTGCTGTATTGTTTAGTATACTACTTTCTGTTTTGCAATCCATACTTCATTCACTTTTAAAAGACGATAAAAAATAG